One region of Demequina sp. TMPB413 genomic DNA includes:
- a CDS encoding acyltransferase, with the protein MSIRVAQTADVAPDAIIGEDSSIWHLAQVREGAVLGRDCVVGRGAYIGSGVTMGDGCKVQNYALVYEPTVLEDGVFVGPSVVFTNDHFPRAINIDGSVKSAHDWEPVGVTVRHGASVGARAVCVAPVTIGRWATVAAGAVVTKDVPDYALVVGVPARRIGWVGEAGSPLVKEGDTTYRCPVTNSLYEETDGALAPR; encoded by the coding sequence ATGAGCATCCGGGTCGCGCAGACGGCTGACGTCGCGCCTGACGCCATCATCGGAGAAGACTCCTCGATCTGGCACCTCGCACAAGTACGAGAGGGCGCCGTGCTAGGCCGCGACTGCGTGGTCGGTCGTGGCGCCTACATCGGCAGCGGCGTGACCATGGGCGACGGTTGCAAGGTGCAGAACTACGCCTTGGTGTACGAGCCAACTGTGCTCGAGGACGGCGTCTTTGTGGGTCCGAGTGTGGTGTTCACCAACGATCACTTCCCGCGCGCCATCAACATCGACGGCTCGGTCAAGTCCGCGCACGACTGGGAGCCGGTGGGCGTCACTGTCCGACACGGCGCTTCGGTTGGCGCCAGGGCGGTGTGCGTCGCGCCCGTGACCATCGGACGGTGGGCCACCGTCGCCGCCGGTGCGGTGGTGACAAAGGACGTCCCTGACTACGCGCTCGTGGTGGGCGTTCCCGCCCGACGCATCGGCTGGGTGGGAGAGGCGGGCTCGCCGCTTGTCAAGGAGGGCGACACCACCTACCGCTGCCCCGTGACCAACTCCCTGTACGAAGAGACTGACGGCGCGCTCGCGCCACGCTGA
- a CDS encoding DegT/DnrJ/EryC1/StrS aminotransferase family protein: MMNQPTIPAASPIIGDEERAAVDRVMRSGMIAQGPEVAAFEREFADELVGGRTCVAVNSGTSGLHLGLLAAGIGAGDEVLVPSFTFAATGNSVALTGATPVFVDIDPDTFCMDPDAAAAAITERTAAIMPVHLYGHPADMTRLAEVAAQHKVQLVEDAAQAHGAQWQGAPVGSFGTFAMFSLYPTKNMTSGEGGMVSCATDEVARLVKLLRNQGMERRYENEVVGFNARMTDIHAAIGRVQLTKLPAWTARRQEIAGRFDANLQGVVVPPVAEGAVHVYHQYTIRVPQDRDGFAKALLDEHGVGSGVYYPIPNHELPSLRTEADLPVTAKAAQEVLSLPVHPGLSDADVDRVIEAVNAVAGAGA, encoded by the coding sequence ATGATGAACCAACCCACCATTCCCGCCGCGAGCCCGATCATCGGGGACGAGGAGCGCGCTGCCGTCGACCGCGTCATGCGCTCCGGCATGATCGCTCAGGGTCCAGAGGTCGCCGCTTTCGAACGTGAGTTCGCTGACGAACTGGTGGGCGGGCGCACATGCGTGGCCGTCAACTCCGGCACGTCGGGGCTGCACCTTGGCCTCCTCGCCGCAGGCATCGGCGCAGGCGACGAGGTCCTCGTGCCGTCTTTCACCTTCGCGGCCACCGGGAACTCGGTCGCCCTGACCGGCGCCACTCCCGTGTTCGTGGACATCGACCCCGACACGTTCTGCATGGACCCAGACGCCGCCGCAGCGGCCATCACCGAGCGCACCGCCGCGATCATGCCGGTGCACCTCTACGGCCACCCCGCTGACATGACCCGCTTGGCCGAGGTCGCTGCGCAGCACAAGGTCCAACTCGTCGAGGATGCCGCGCAAGCGCACGGCGCCCAGTGGCAGGGAGCCCCCGTCGGGTCCTTTGGCACCTTCGCGATGTTCAGCCTCTACCCCACCAAGAACATGACGTCCGGCGAGGGCGGAATGGTCTCCTGTGCCACCGACGAGGTCGCACGGTTGGTCAAGTTGTTGCGTAACCAGGGCATGGAGCGCCGCTACGAGAACGAGGTGGTGGGCTTCAACGCCCGCATGACGGACATTCACGCCGCGATCGGCCGCGTGCAACTCACCAAGTTGCCCGCCTGGACCGCCCGCCGCCAAGAGATCGCCGGTCGTTTCGACGCGAACCTTCAGGGCGTCGTCGTCCCGCCTGTTGCCGAGGGCGCCGTCCACGTGTACCACCAGTACACGATTCGCGTCCCCCAGGACAGGGACGGTTTCGCCAAGGCCCTGCTCGACGAGCACGGAGTCGGCTCCGGGGTCTACTACCCGATCCCCAACCACGAACTGCCGTCTCTGCGCACGGAGGCCGACCTTCCCGTCACGGCGAAGGCCGCTCAGGAAGTCTTGTCGCTTCCCGTACACCCGGGCCTCAGTGACGCGGATGTTGATCGCGTCATCGAAGCCGTCAACGCCGTCGCGGGAGCGGGTGCCTGA